In a genomic window of Leishmania donovani BPK282A1 complete genome, chromosome 32:
- a CDS encoding small nuclear ribonucleoprotein component-like protein translates to MDFGYDEYGNRTSASNGDGRRGEEGRAEWRSAQESRGSSTSRSSGAEEDAHGRPLDSSDSEGHSDFSDDVELVIGEEGTQALHEPLVDQSELQSHGRRAVGWSNEAQFLLESRYAGREGTASSSQLLLLDGDRRHQRPHDASASQNYLDVLSTLPDRMRNVVVAGSLHHGKTSLVELLLHERSYHKRQDEVDREMTLKSHVLTTITGGALLQPTSRQITVIDTPGHPDLIGETAAGMRLADAVLFCVDAAESLSDHSERLLRHAIVNEQLPVVLVITKVDRLMIDIKLPPLDAYRKLRMVVDAVNNVIASCGTTYDTFLVSPERGTVCFSSAKLGLCFSLETFAMKYAAVYPSINAAALATKLWGQITYEKKEFKKIANFRQRPSFVQFVLEPLYKIVAHSVTGEAAQTLSPDLAKLPRSPLSALREAMRYFCGAPTGETLDAILSVLPAPPARSQWLSEKYGASALCSVTRDAAAAAAEGMEVGTATARADDLVIAVASLQRVFDAKDTLAAVVRVTHGTLRANSSSKSKGTCVPSGCDGGQPRPRLIAFDEFSSDADPYYEVEVQCLYLRTVEDGFVPVQRATAGQTVYATGLPARSGSHIVLVGGAAAAAVLAEDEGAPAPPEACGITSEWVAPIKVRSLGFPQPLVHVSMEVRDPAKASSVQNGLGVLLRTSPGLDVHKEETGEYTISGFGELQLDTALHELRHGLCPSVPVGISQPFVTFAETVQDAEGLLAMTGTRSNSVGFVSGALPRAFTQAIEYEQLRLFSTELDEVRQPRKLWTVLRRDYGFDALDAQHVLAAGPDGTKGPSILIDDTLAEEAHHPLKVAHQRAIVSAFRSTMAAGPLVGEMVRGVAAKLIFADIDASTRDAVVLSNARTALRHSLFGARPRLMEPVMAVEILCASECVLQLGDILQQRRGAMLGEEPIAATTLIRARALVPAMDSFGLETQIRMLTHGQAFPLFRFHQWDVVPGDPFDASIHVGPLEPARGHQLARDFVLKTRFRKGLPQNMLTDL, encoded by the coding sequence ATGGACTTCGGCTACGACGAGTATGGAAaccgcaccagcgccagTAACGGCGATGGTAGGAGGGGTGAAGAAGGCAGAGCCGAATGGCGCTCTGCTCAGGAGTCGCGAGGCAGCTCCACGTCCAGGTCGAGCGgtgccgaggaggacgctCACGGTCGACCGCTCGACAGCAGTGATTCGGAGGGCCACTCCGACTTCAGTGACGATGTCGAACTTGTCATTGGTGAGGAGGGCACACAGGCGCTACACGAGCCACTGGTGGACCAGAGCGAGCTGCAGTCGCACGGGCGCCGAGCCGTGGGCTGGAGCAATGAAGCGCAGTTCTTGCTGGAGAGCCGCTATGCCGGGCGGGAAGGCACAGCGTCCTCTtcacagctgctgctgctggacggcgATCGTCGTCACCAACGGCCACACGACGCGTCGGCTTCGCAGAACTACCTAGACGTTCTCTCCACCCTTCCCGACCGCATGCGGAACGTCGTGGTTGCTGGTTCCCTCCACCATGGCAAGACGTCGCTggtcgagctgctgctgcacgagcgTTCGTATCACAAGCGACAGGATGAGGTTGATCGCGAGATGACTTTGAAGAGTCACGTGCTGACCACCATCACTGGGggcgcgttgctgcagcCGACCTCTCGGCAAATCACGGTCATTGACACGCCGGGTCATCCGGATCTGATTGGTGAGACCGCGGCCGGCATGCGTCTTGCGGACGCCGTTCTATTctgcgtcgacgccgccgagtCGTTGAGCGACCACAgcgagcggctgctgcgccacgccaTTGTAAATGAGCAGTTGCCGGTTGTCCTCGTCATTACCAAGGTGGACCGTCTCATGATCGACATCAAGCTACCACCGCTCGACGCGTACCGCAAGCTGCGCATGGTCGTGGATGCCGTCAACAACGTCATCGCaagctgcggcaccacgTATGACACCTTCCTTGTATCCCCTGAGCGTGGCACGgtgtgcttctcctctgccaAACTTGGCCTCTGCTTTTCACTGGAGACTTTCGCGATGAAGTACGCGGCGGTGTACCCAAGCAtcaacgccgctgcgctcgcgaCAAAGTTGTGGGGGCAAATCACATATGAAAAGAAGGAATTCAAGAAGATTGCTAACTTCCGTCAGCGCCCCAGTTTTGTGCAGTTCGTGCTGGAACCACTCTACAAAATCGTCGCGCATTCTGTGAcgggcgaggcagcgcagacCCTCTCGCCTGACCTCGCCAAGCTTCCccgctcgccgctctcggcgctgcgggaggcAATGCGCTACTTCTGCGGCGCCCCTACCGGAGAGACCTTGGATGCAATTCTCAGCGTGTTGCCGGCACCTCCGGCTCGTTCGCAGTGGCTCTCCGAGAAGTACGGCGCAAGTGCATTGTGCTCCGTGACGagagacgctgccgctgccgccgctgagggGATGGAGGTTGGCACCGCTACAGCGAGGGCCGACGACCTTGTCATCGCTGTCGCATCTCTCCAGCGTGTCTTCGATGCCAAGGACACCCTCGCAGCCGTCGTGCGCGTCACACACGGCACTCTGCGTgcaaacagcagcagcaagagcaagGGCACATGTGTGCCGAGTGGCTGCGACGGTGGTCAGCCAAGACCCCGGTTAATCGCCTTCGACGAGTTCAGCAGTGACGCGGACCCGTATTATGAGGTAGAGGTACAGTGTCTGTACCTGCGTACTGTCGAAGATGGCTTTGTGCCGGTTCAACGAGCGACCGCGGGGCAGACGGTGTACGCGACGGGCTTGCCGGCGCGATCGGGGTCGCACATTGTTCTcgtgggcggcgccgcggcggcagctgttCTGGCCGAGGACGAAGGCGCTCCCGCCCCGCCCGAAGCTTGCGGCATCACCTCAGAGTGGGTCGCGCCCATCAAGGTGCGCTCGTTGGGGTTCCCGCAGCCACTGGTGCACGTTTCGATGGAGGTGCGCGACCCAGCGAAAGCCAGCAGTGTCCAGAACGGTCTCGGCGTGCTGCTCCGCACCTCCCCTGGCCTCGACGTACACAAAGAGGAAACTGGCGAGTACACGATCAGCGGCTTTggagagctgcagctggacaCAGCGCTGCACGAACTCCGCCATGGTCTGTGCCCTAGCGTGCCGGTCGGCATTTCGCAGCCGTTCGTGACGTTCGCGGAGACGGTGCAGGACGCGGAGGGCCTGCTGGCCATGACGGGAACGCGCAGCAACTCCGTCGGCTTTGTAAGCGGGGCACTGCCACGCGCCTTCACTCAAGCAATCGAgtacgagcagctgcgcctcttctcgACGGAACTCGACGAAGTCCGTCAGCCGCGTAAGCTGTGGACGGTGTTGCGACGTGACTACGGCTTTGACGCGCTcgacgcgcagcacgtgcTAGCTGCTGGGCCGGACGGCACGAAGGGCCCCAGCATTCTAATTGACGACACCCTGGCAGAGGAGGCCCATCACCCTCTCAAAGTCGCCCACCAGCGCGCTATCGTCTCGGCCTTCCGTTCCACCATGGCGGCTGGCCCTTTGGTGGGTGAGATGGTCCGCGGCGTGGCCGCAAAGCTTATTTTTGCCGACATTGACGCGTCGACccgcgacgccgtcgtcctctcaaacgcgcgcacggcacTCCGTCACTCTCTGTTCGGTGCCCGCCCTCGACTAATGGAGCCGGTGATGGCTGTTGAGATCTTGTGCGCATCCGAGTGTGTCTTACAGCTCGGCGAcatcctgcagcagcgacgtggcGCGATGCTCGGCGAAGAGCCTATCGCCGCCACAACCCTTATCCGAGCACGCGCGTTGGTACCTGCCATGGACAGTTTTGGTCTGGAGACGCAGATACGCATGCTCACACACGGGCAGGCTTTTCCGCTCTTCCGGTTTCATCAGTGGGACGTCGTTCCAGGAGACCCGTTCGATGCCAGCATCCACGTTGGCCCGCTGGAGCCGGCGAGGGGTCATCAACTGGCGCGCGACTTTGTGCTCAAGACGCGCTTTCGCAAAGGTCTGCCGCAGAATATGCTGACAGACCTCTAG